The Chryseolinea soli nucleotide sequence CACGAAGACACGATCATCGTGACCGAGCCCGAGTTCATGAAGGCCTACGAAAAGATCGTGAACACCTACAAGATCGATGACATCAAAACCTATTTGAAAGCGGCCTTACTGCGCGGCTCGTCCCCTTTCTTGAACCACGATTTTGTGGATGCCTCCTTTGAATTCAACACCAAATACCTTCGCGGCACCGACAAGATGCGTCCCCGCTGGAAGCGCGTATTGGATGTTACGGACAGCTACCTCGGCGAAGCCATGGGCAAGCTCTACGTAGACGAAGCCTTCCCACCGGAAGCCAAGAAAAAGGCCCTGGAAATGGTGGAAAACATCAAATTGGCCTTTGCCGACCGTATCAACAGCCTCGACTGGATGTCGGATTCCACCAAGAAAAGCGCGTTGCACAAGCTGAGCACGTTTACCGTGAAGATCGGCTATCCCGACAAATGGCACGACTATTCGAAGCTGACCATCGAGAAGGCCCCTGAAAAAGCCTCCTACTTTGGCAATGCCCTGGCCGCTTCACGCTTCCAGGTGATCGAGCAGATCGAGAAACTGGGCAAGCCGGTCGACAAGACCGAGTGGCAAATGACGCCCCAGACCGTGAATGCCTACTACAACCCGCTCTTCAACGAGATCGTTTTCCCCGCCGGCATTCTGCAGCCCCCGTTCTATGACTATCGCGCCGACGAGGCCGTGAACTACGGCGGCATCGGTTCGGTGATCGGCCACGAGATCTCCCACGGCTTCGACGACCAGGGCAGCCAGTTCGACGCCGACGGCAACCTGAAAAACTGGTGGCAGAGCGTTGACCTGGACAAATTCCAGGGCAAAGGCAAAGCCTACGCAAAGCAGTTTGATAAATACGAACCGCTGCCAGGCGTGTTTGTGCAAGGCCAATTCACGCTGGGTGAAAACATCGGCGACCTCGGCGGCCTCGCGGTGGCCTATGAAGGCCTGCAGCGTTTCTATAAAGACCACAAGAAACCCGGCCCCATTGACGGGCTCACACCGGAACAGCGCTTCTTCATGTCGTGGGGCACCATCTGGCGCACCAAGTACCGCGACGAAGCCCTGCGCACCCAAGTGCTCACCGACCCCCACTCTCCGGGTATGTATCGTGCCAACGGTCCACTGTCGAACTTCGAACCTTTCTATAAAGCTTATGATGTGAAGGAAGGTGACAAGATGTTCAGACCGGATAGTGCGCGTGTGAAGATCTGGTAAGCGAAATTCATTTGAACCGCGCCTCCGCGCTCGTCGAAGCCTTAGCGAAGGTGAGGCGGTTTTAAATTTTTTTCACGCCGAGTTTGTAATAAACCGATAACTCACTATTATTGCCCTCGCAAAGAGCAACCATAACATGGGAAAAGGAGATAAAAAGTCGAAAAAAGGAAAGATCTGGAGAGACTCTTACGGAGTATCCCGCAACAAAAAAGCCCTGAAGGCAAAATTGAAAAGAACGGCTTCTAAGAAGCCCGTAACCGCGGAAGCCGCTGGTGAAGCAGCAGCAAAACCGAAAAGAACAACGACTAAAAAATAAGGAGTCGAAAATCAAATGATGAAGTTTACAAACATTGCATGGTGGTGGCACAGATCGGGATCCGATATGTGAACAGCCTTGTTATGACTTTTAAGATAAGCCGAAGGCCTGCTGTTCACAGCAGGCCTTCTTTTTTTGTCCAAACTCAATCCATAGCTATACGCCGATGAAGTACAAATTGAAAACCTACTCCAAAAAACTGCTGGCCGACACGCTCACGCCCGTGAACATCTACCTGAAGCTGCGCGATGTGTATGCCGGAAGCATTTTGCTGGAAAGCTCCGATTATCACGGTCATGAAAACAGCCTCTCCTATATCTGTTGCGACCCCATCGCTTCGTTC carries:
- a CDS encoding M13 family metallopeptidase; translated protein: MKKLAHVVLAGVALAAVSCSTKKAEEDKLPEGVGINLSYVDTTVRPQDDFFKYVNGGWIAKTNIPADQGRWGSFNELREYNNDVVLKVLKKAAENTQLYPEGTDQRKASDFYSIGMDSTLAERVGITPIKPILAQIEAIKSKNDIQAYLVEDVLTGGGAFFGLGILPDLKNSKKMGAYLGSGGIGLPERDYYLKDDAKSKETREKYKEYLTKLFTLALVSDTKAKADAATVLRLETDLAKATLSKEDSRNPVKQYNPRTVAELTKLTPSINWKAYFHGLNVHEDTIIVTEPEFMKAYEKIVNTYKIDDIKTYLKAALLRGSSPFLNHDFVDASFEFNTKYLRGTDKMRPRWKRVLDVTDSYLGEAMGKLYVDEAFPPEAKKKALEMVENIKLAFADRINSLDWMSDSTKKSALHKLSTFTVKIGYPDKWHDYSKLTIEKAPEKASYFGNALAASRFQVIEQIEKLGKPVDKTEWQMTPQTVNAYYNPLFNEIVFPAGILQPPFYDYRADEAVNYGGIGSVIGHEISHGFDDQGSQFDADGNLKNWWQSVDLDKFQGKGKAYAKQFDKYEPLPGVFVQGQFTLGENIGDLGGLAVAYEGLQRFYKDHKKPGPIDGLTPEQRFFMSWGTIWRTKYRDEALRTQVLTDPHSPGMYRANGPLSNFEPFYKAYDVKEGDKMFRPDSARVKIW
- a CDS encoding 30S ribosomal protein THX is translated as MGKGDKKSKKGKIWRDSYGVSRNKKALKAKLKRTASKKPVTAEAAGEAAAKPKRTTTKK